CGGGCCTGCCCATTCTGCATTCGAAGGATCTGGTCAACTGGTCGCTGATTGGTCATGCCCTGCGACGGCAGCCGCCTTTCGATCATTTCTCCAAAACCCAGCACGGCAATGGCGTTTGGGCTCCAGCAATACGCTTTCACCAAAATGAATTTTACTTGTATTATCCGGATCCTGATTTTGGTATTTACCTGACCAAAGCTAAAAATCCGGCGGGCCCCTGGTCGGAACCCGTGCTAGTAGAAGCTGGAAAGGGATTAATCGACCCCTGTCCGCTCTGGGACGACGATGGCCAGGTTTATCTCGTACACGGCTGGGCGGGGAGTCGGGCTGGTATCAAGAGCATCCTGACCGTTAAAAAACTCAACGCCGCCGGAACGAAGGTACGGGATGAAGGCGTGCTGGTCTACGACGGACATGTTCTGGACCCGACGGTAGAAGGCCCCAAGTTTTACAAGCGAAACGGCTACTATTACATTTTTGCTCCGGCGGGCGGCGTTTCCACGGGCTGGCAATTGGTGCTTCGCTCGAAAAACGTGTACGGACCCTACGAACGGCGGGTAGTGATGGATCAGGGAAAGTCGCCCATCAATGGGCCGCACCAGGGGGCCTGGGTAACTACGCCTCCCGTTAAGGGTCAATCGGAGGACTGGTTCATCCATTTTCAGGACAAAGGAGCCTACGGGCGAATCGTGCATTTGCAACCCATGCAGTGGGTAAACGACTGGCCAGTCATTGGCATGGATGCGGACAAGGATGGCAAGGGCGAGCCCGTACTGACCCACCGAAAACCGAATGTAGGCAAGACTTACCCCAAAGCGACGCCACCCGAATCGGATGAATTCAATCAGCTGACCCTCGGGCGACAGTGGCAATGGCAGGCTAACCCGCAGGGCATCTGGCACATGTTGCAAGCAGAAGGTTTTCTGCGGCTGTATTCGTACCAGGCTCCCGCCGAGGCACGGAATCTGTGGCATATTCCCAACGTACTTCTGCAAAAATTCCCGGCGGAAACGTTTCAGGTTACTACTAAATTGACATTCACGCCCAATGCCAAGCTCGACAACGAAAAAGCGGGGCTGCTGGTGATGGGCTTACGTTACGCCAGCCTGTATTTGAAGAGTCAGAAGCAGGATATTGAACTCGTATCAGCGGTCTGTGAAAAAGCGGCGGACAATCAGCCGGAAAGTGAAAAACGTATTACCTCACTAAAGGCCGGACAACCCGTGTACCTGCGACTGGAAGTACGCCCCGGTGCCCGTTGTCAGTTTAGCTACAGTCTCAACGGAACTCAGTATCAGAAAGCTGGAGCCGAATTTCAGTCCGAAGTAGGCCGCTGGATTGGAGCCAAGATGGGGTTGTTCTGTACTCGAACGGCCCAGATCAATGATTCCGGATACGCCGATGTGGACTGGTTTCGTGTTGAACCCTTACCCTAACAAAACTCATGAACCGCTATTTACTGATTATTTTTCTGGTACCATTAAGTCTGTCAGGCTGGTGCCAACGTCGAGTGATTACCGTGGCTCAGGACGGGAGTGGCGACTTTCGACGTCTACAGGAAGCCCTTACTTCCGTACCCAGACCTAATAAAGAACCCGTAACCATTCGAATTAAAAAAGGCATATATAAGGAAAAACTACTGCTGGATTCAACCCAGCATCACGTAACCCTGATCGGCGAAAATGCCCAAACCACGATTTTAACGTTCGATGATTACAACGGAAAAATCAGCCCTTCAGGGAAACCCTTCCGAACCTTCGATTCGAGTAGTTTTACAGTGAAAGCCAACGATTTTCGGGCCGAGAATCTCAGTTTTGCCAACAGCTCCGGCCCCGTAGGTCAGGCCGTGGCGGTATTCGTTCCCGGTGATCGGGTGGTATTTATCAACTGCCGTTTTCTGGGTTTTCAGGACACGTTGTATCTGGGTATGCCGGGTCAGTACGGACGGCAGTATTACCAGAACTGTTACATCGAGGGTACCATCGATTTCATTTTTGGTTCGGCGACGGCGGTGTTTGATCACTGTACCATTCACAGCAAACAAAACGGGCCTTATGTCACAGCGGCCTCTACGTCGGAAGGTAAACCCTATGGCTTGGTATTTCTGCATTGCGAACTCACGGGTGATGATCTGGCGGGTACCGTCTACCTGGGAAGGCCCTGGCGGGATTACGCGAAAACGACTTTTCTGTCCTGCAAATTAGGGAAACACATTCGGGCAGAAGGCTGGCACGATTGGGATAAACCGCAGGCCCGGCAGACGGTCGTTTACGCTGAGTACGCTTCCAAAGGACCGGGAGCCAATCCGAAACGTCGCGTTGCCTGGGCCAGGCAGCTTTCGAAAGCAGAAGCCAAAACCTATCAGATTCCAGCGATTCTGGCGGGTGAGGATCATTGGAATCCCTTAACCACCGATAAACGATGAGCCGGTATCTTTTGCTTCTGCTGAGTAATCTTTTCGTTGGAACGAGCTGGGCTCAGTTGGGTCCTACGGGTGGTCGAGATACCAGCTTTAGTATCGCAGGTTCTTTTACCAAAGAGGTGAAATACCATCCTGAGCTACAACTAGCTCATCCAGATTTGCCAGCAAACGTTCGAAAAACGGCCGCTCAGACGTACAAACGTATCCCTGCAGGGCGGGAACTGCAACTTGATGTATTTCAGCCCACTTCCAGGAAGCTCCGACCAGCTATTCTGATGATTCACGGGGGTGGCTGGCGGTCGGGCGACCGTTCGCATAACTATACCCTGGCCGGACAACTGGCTGCTCGGGGGTACGTAACCGTAACGGCCGACTACCGTTTATCGACCGAAGCTTTGTATCCTGCCGCCGTTCATGATTTGAAAGCGGCAATAAGCTGGATTCGCCGCAACGCCAAAAACTACGCGATTGATCCACGTAAACTTGCCGTACTCGGTTTTTCGGCGGGTGGGCAACTGGCAGCGTTGATCGGCACTACCAATGGTAACCCTGCATTTGATGCCTCGGGCTCTGCGGATTCCAGTAACGTTCAGGCCATTATCGACCTGGATGGAATTCTGGCCTTCATTCATCCGGAATCGGGCGAAGGAGATGATTCGAAATCTACCTCGGCGGCTACGTACTGGTTTGGCTATTCGAAAACGGCAAAACCGGAGTTATGGAAACAGGGGTCGGCGTTAACACATGTGGGGGCTGCAACCCCGCCGACACTCTTTTTGAATAGTTCAGTAGCCCGAATGCACGCCGGACGAGATGACTTTATCGCCGTTCTCAACCAGCACGGCATTTACTCCGAGGTACATACGTTTGAAAATGCCCCCCATACTTTTCTGTTTTTTGAACCCTGGTTTACGCCAACGCTGGCTTACATAGATGGCTTTCTGCGACGGGTATTTTCCTCTTCCAACTAATCTGATGAAACGAATTCTGATTTTTGTCTTTTTGTACCTGCTAGCGTACGTAAGTCAGGCTCAAACCGTAACCTACCCAAGCTCCTTTACCGTAGCTCTCGACGGCAGTGGAGATTTTAAAACCATTCAGGAGGCCGTCAATTCCTTTCGCGATCATTCACAGGTACGGGTTAAGTTATTCGTTAAAAATGGTATTTATACCGAAAAACTCGTCATTCCTTCCTGGAAACCGAATATTCACATTCTGGGAGAAAGTAAAGAAGGGGTGATTATTACGGGCGATGATTTCTCGGGTAAAGCGTATCCAGGTGGTAAAGACGCCACGGGCAAGGACAAATTCAGTACCTATACTTCCTATACGGTGCTGGTGGATGCTCCGGATATTATTCTGGAAAATCTCACGATTCGTAATACCGCTGGTCGGGTAGGACAGGCCGTGGCTTTGCACGTAGAGGGTGATCGGTTTATCTGCCGGAATTGCGTGTTACTGGGGAATCAGGATACGTTGTTTGCCGCTCGGGAAGGGAGCCGCCAGTATTATCTGAATTGTCAGATTGAGGGAACGACGGATTTCATTTTTGGCAAGTGCATTGCCGTTTTCCAGAACTGTACGATCAAAAGTCTCTCGGATTCGTATATCACTGCCGCTGCTACGCCAGCCTATCAGACGTACGGTTTTACGTTTTTGGATTGCAACTTAACCGCCGACCCGTCGGCTACGAAAGTATACCTGGGTCGTCCCTGGCGACCGCAGGCGAAGACGATCTTTATCCGTACGGAAATGGGAGTCCATATCTTGCCCGTGGGTTGGGATAACTGGCGAAACCCGGAAAACGAGCAAACGGTGCTGTACGCTGAATTTCAGAGTCGGGGACCGGGAGCCCGAACCACAGAACGGGCGAAATGGTCGAAACAGTTAACGGCGGCTCAGGCAAAGACTTACACGGTGGAACGGATCCTGGCGGGCGGGGATGGGTGGAAACCCCGATGATTGGGGATGACTGGGTATCCTACGGTCCTGTTTCTTCGCATTGCATGCGGGGAAACGGAGGTTGAACCTCTTCGGGATTGGAAGGATCATGGGAAAAGAATAGAAGTTTAATTTCGCTCTCTTCCATTACAAATTCCTTCCCGAAACTCAGTAAAACTACCCGGACGCGTTGTCCGTCATTTGCTACGGACGCAAACGTTGGTAAGCTGTGACTGCCGGGCTGGACGCACCCCGCATTGCATACGGGGCTAATCAAATTGAATCCTGCGGAGTTATGAAGGTTGGACTAGTGCAAGATTCATGGGTAAAGGCATTTTATTTATCGACGTATATATATAAGGGTTAGTATATATGAAATGATCCGTTCGCTTAATCTCATAAGCGAACGGATCGTTTCATTCCCGCATGACTAGGCTCGGATGATGAACATTTCTACTTTAACGCAGAAGCCTTCGCTCCGTTGGCAAAGACAGTTTGGTTCGTTTGAAAGTCCGTTTTTTGTACGCGGATATCTTGACTGCGTTCACCATTTACCGAAAATAGAATGGGCATTTTGCCCGCGTATTCTACCGAATTAAAAGTAAGTTGTTGACTATTTTCAATGAAAACGAGCGGCTCACTGGTGGCCGTAACCAGTTCCACCTGTTCGAGGCTAATTCCGCGAGTATCAATGAGTTCAACGCCCCGTTCGGTTTCCAGTACCAGGTTTTTCATACGTACCTGCTGAATGGGCATTTCGGGCAATCCCCGCACGAAAACGCCCTTTTTAGCTCCCTGACACACGACATTTTCAAAGACCATGTTTCTAAAAACGGGCGTACCTTCATTGACAACGGGCCGCTCGTCGCGGGGGCTGTCGGTCGCGAATTTCACGAAGTAGTACATGTCAAAGAAGATGGCCTCCTGGGCAATGTCCTTCATAAAAATATTACGGGCGTAGATATGTTCAACCACGCCGCCCCGCCCCCGTACGGATTTGAACCGCAGGCCTTTATCCGTTCCCATGAAGGTACAGTTAGAGACAAACAGATACCGGGCTCCGCCGCTCATTTCACTGCCTACCACAAAACCGCCATGACCATTATAAACGACATTGTTGCGGATAATCCCGTTTTCGGTTGGAACACCGCGTTTACGGCCTTCTTCGTCTTTGCCCGATTTAATGCAAATGGCGTCATCACCTACATCGAGCGAGCAATCTTCCACCAGAAAGTTTTTGCAGGATTCAATGTCCATACCGTCGCCATTATGGGCATATTCCGGATTTTTAACGGTCAACTTACGGAGCGTCAGGTGTTGGCAAAGGAGCGGATGTAGGCACCAGGCCGGAGAATTCTGGAAGGTTAGCCCTTCAAGTAATACTTTTTTGCATCGCAATAGCACCACCAGATTGGGACGTAGAAAATCCTTCATGTCGGCAAACTCGGCAAGAGACTTATCCGGCGTTAGCAACATGCTTTTGTTTTGCTTACTGGCCATTTTAAAAGCGATACTTGGATACCAGGTCTTCTGATCATCGCTCAAAACGCCGCCCGAAGCCACTTTTTCCTTCCACTGCGTGTCGGTCAGCTGACGCTGGTGCACGGCTCGCCAGACATCGCCGTTGCCATCTACGATACCCTGACCAGTCAACGCCACATTTTCCAGATCCGTACCGGAGATGGGCGACTGGTTACGGGCAGCGGCTTTGCCTTCGTAAAAACCTTCGACTAAAGCGTATTGGGATTTATCGGGCGAGAAAAGCAGGGTCGCGGCTTTTTTCAGGTGTAGATTGACGTTGCTTTTCAGAATGATCGGACCACTCATCCACAAACCCGCTGGAATTACGACAACCCCGCCGCCTTTCTGACTACACTCGGTAATGGCTTGATTGATGGCTTTCGTATTCAGTGTCAGGCCATCGCCTTTGGCTCCGTAGGAAGTAACCAGAAAGGTATCGGCCCGAAAGCGGGGCTGGTCGATCACGGGTAGGTTTTCCCAACTGTAGGTTTGCTGAGCCTGAGTGAAGAAAGGCGGTAGTAATAAACCTAAACTGGCTAACCGGAGTAAAAAAGGGATTCGCAACATAGCTGAAAATTAGCCTTTAGGCAATCTTGACTGTACAGAAAATAAACGGCTGTAGGGGTCTATGTAAGGGGTAGTATTCGCAAGCAATATCAAAAGAATTCGAACGGAAGTACGAAATGGGTAAACCAGCGATGCTTACCTCAGGCAAACCGAGCAGATAACGCAGATGACGGCTAATGCCCGTCGGTACTGGTGAGCGTAAGCATGACTCAGTTGAAAGAAAGACGCTAGAGGGAATAGTCGCCCCTTACTTTATTGCCTGCCCAGAGCGTCTAGTTCAGCTTCTCCGGGTGTTGTCGCTTGGAAGTGTTTCTAAAAAGATCTTTTTATATCGTCTTGAATAGAAGGAATTTTCTACTCATCACTACGACCGACTATTAGTCTATTTCTATTCCAAGGCAGAGTAAGCTCTACCCTTTTGGAAATTTGTTATTCACCTAGACTGAGTTTGGTCCTCCTTACTGGCTGTTCGGTAGCCCCTGAGCCTCTCCACGACTAACGACATCCTGCTCTAAGCCACCGCGTTGCGGCTGTCGTAGGTCGTTCCGTTGCTCAGGGGCGGGAGAGGTTTTCTTCTTGTAACTGTAATCTATTCAAGTTATTAGTTGGTGGTTAGTAGTTGTTAAAAGACAGCCGAAACCTTCATGGACGACTTAAATCCAGGCCCCGTCCTATCGCGAAAAGCCGCCTACTTCCTCAGCAATGCGGTGGCTTTGAGCAAGAGGAAGTCAGCGGCGTTCGCGATACGGACTGAAAAACCAGCCGCCTCAGCGGGACGAAGTTGTGGTCCGGTAATCTAGCAAACTTCATTACGAAATGACCAATCGTCTCATCGGGACGAAAACAGCACTGTCCTTGAATAAAGTACTACGATGGTTTTGAGCAGATGCTTAACCGCCTATATCTCACTTTGAACCATGCAGATCGTACTCAGACACAAAAAATTATTCTAAAAAAAAATTAATTTTTTACTGGATAAGTCACATGAATTACGTCTTGTGTATCGAAGGGTCTTTCGATCCCCACCTTCTCACCGTATTCCTAATACGACTTCAGAACTACGCTGATTATGAACAAACTCCTACCTACTCGCCGCAGGTTGTACGAATACCTGCTGGCTTGCACCATTGGTTTTTTCTTGTTGCTCGGCCTGACCGTTCAGGCTCAGACATCCAGGACCCTCACGGGTACCGTCACGGATGAAACGGGAGCCACCTTACCCGGCGTGAGCATTCTTCGAAAAGGCTCGCAGCAGGGAACGACTACCAACGAAGAGGGAAAGTATCGACTTACCTTTAGTGAAGAAGCAGCTACCCTCATTTTTTCTTACGTAGGCTATACACCGCAGGAAGTTGCTGTAGGAGCCGGATCGGTGTTGGACGTCGTATTAAAAGCCGATTCTAAAGCTCTTTCGGAAGTGGTCGTTGTGGGTTACGGCACCCAGAAAAAAGCGGAGGTAGCCACCGCTGTGGGCAGTATTGAAGGGAAAACCATTGCCGATCGAGGTACAGTAAGTCCGTTACAGGGGGCTCAGGGTCAGATTGCCGGGGTGGATATTTCCGCCGGATCGGGTCGGGCCGGAGCGAGTTATTCCGTGCAGATTCGGGGTCAGAACTCTTTGGCGGGTGGTCAGCCGCTGTACGTAGTTGATGGCGTTATTGTTCCCGATATCAACTTTCTCAACCCGCAGGACATTGCCAAAATGGACGTATTGAAAGACGCCGCCTCAACGGCTATCTACGGTTCACGGGGTTCTAACGGGGTAATTCTGGTGACGACCAAGGGCGGTTCAAGTGCCAAAGGTCGGACGACGATTTCCTATGACGGTTACGTGGGGATTCGGGAAGTGGCCCGGATGCCACACTTCATGAGCGGTCCCGAATGGTGGGAATATCGGCAAAACACCTTTATTTCTCCCGAACTCATTGCCGGACGTACCAACTATGACAACACCATCGGTAGCCTGGGAAACCCAGTGGTACAACAACGCGTAGCCAATGGAGATTATACTAACTGGCGAGATTTAGTTCTGCGGACGGGTACGCAAATGAACCATTGGCTAACCATTTCGGGAGCGAGTGAAAAGAATACAGTACAATATTTGATTGGTGCGGGTTATCAGAAAGAGAAAGGTAACCTTTTGCAGGAAGGCCTGGATCGCTACAACTTCAAAGCCAGCGTGGATGGTCGGATGAATGACCACTGGTCGGCCGGCATGAGCGTGAACTTCTCGCTTTCTGACATTGAGCGGGGTAGCGATGATGCCGTCCGGAATGCCTTCAACATGGCTCCGATCTTCAGCCCCTACGATGCAAATGGTAATCTGATGTTCCGGCCCGGACAGATTCCAGTACCCAATTCCACGACCATTTCGAGCTTTACCAGTACAGTAAACCCTTTGCTGGAAATTCCGAATACAGAGAATAATACCCGCCGCTTGTTCGGAGTTGGAAATCTTTACTTGCAGTATGCGTTGAATGACTGGCTGGAATTACGTTCGACGTTTTCGCCGAGTGTAAATTTTGAGCGGAACGGTCGGTACTGGGGATCCCTGACCGGCGTAGGTGATGGTCTTTTACCCGATGCTCAGCGTTCCAACGCCCAGTCGCTTTCCTACATCTTCGACAACATTGCGACCATCCGTAAAAATTTTGGTGATCACCGCTTTACGTTCACGGGTCTGTTCAGTATGCAGAAGGACCGCTTCGAAGGCGATGGACTACGAGTGAATGATCTGCCCTTTAACTCTTCGTACTACAACCTGGGTTCTTCCACGAATCGTCAGTCGGGCACGAGTTACTTCCGGCAGGTGTCGATTCTTTCCTACATGGCCCGTGTGAATTACGTCTTCAAAGATCGCTACTTCGCGACGCTGGCTACCCGTTGGGATGGTTCCTCCAAGCTGGCTGAAGGGCACAAGTGGTCTACGTTCCCTTCACTAGCGGTGGGCTGGCAGTTGTCGGAAGAAAACTTCCTGAAATCAGCCAACTTCATTTCGGATTTGAAACTCCGCGTGAGTGCCGGTATTGCGGGAAACAACAACAATATTAGTGCGTACGAAAGCCAGATGAATCTGAGCGACCCTACCTTCTACGATTACGGCGGAACGGTTGCTCTGGGTTACGGTCCCAGCCGACTGCCCAACCCGGGCCTGACTTGGGAGCGTACCCGCGAGTTGGATTTTGGTCTGGACTACGGATTCTTTAATGGTCGGATTTCCGGTACGTTGGATGTCTACAACAAGCTTTCACGAGGTATTTTGATGAATCGTGATATTCCCATCGAAACGGGCTGGTCCTCAATTAAAGATAACGTAGGATCGGTACGGAATAAAGGCATCGAGTTCTCGTTACGGACCGTGAACGTCTCGACGAAAAACTTTACCTGGTCAACTTCCTTCAATTTCGCCCGGAACAAAAACGAGATTGTGGATCTGCTTGACAAGAAAGAAGATCTGGTAGGGAACTGGTGGTTTATCGGCCGACCCATCAACGTAAATTACACCTACGTGTTTGACGGCATCTGGCAGGAGAGCGAACGCGAACTGGCCGTTAAGTATGGCCAGTTACCGGGTCAGGCTCGCGTCAAGGATTTGAATAACGACGGCAAGATTAGTAGTGCGGACGACCGGGCCATCATTGGTCAGAAAGATCCCAAATGGACCGGAGGCTTTTCGACGCAGTTTACGTATAAAAACTTTGATCTGTCGGCCTCGATGTTTGCCCGCCAGGGAGCCCAGGTATACAGTGCCTTCCACAGCATTTTCCTGAACTACTCCGATCGGGGTACGAACAAAATTTACGAAGACTACTACATGACCGATAATAAGGTGACGCCTTCCCGGGTGTCCAATACTTATCCCATGCCGAATAACATCGGCCCCTACTGGACGGGCGTATCCGGCGTCGGCTATTACAAAGATGTATCCTTTGTGAAAGTTCAGAATATCGTATTAGGCTACACGTTACCGACAACGCTGGTGGATAAAATCGGTGTTAAGAGCCTTCGGGTGTACGCCAACGTGCTGAATCCCTTCGTCTGGACGAAGTACAACGGCTTTGATCCTGAATACGCCAGCGGTATTGATCCGACCACGACCTCCAACGTGTCGAATACCACCACGGGCAATATTAATAACACGGGTCCGAGCACCATTACGTATCAATTTGGTCTGAACCTCAAATTTTAAACGACCATGAAATCCATAAAAGTAGCCGCCCTCCTGATTGGTCTGATGCTGACGGCTGGCGGGTGTAATGATTTTCTGAAGGAAGAAAATAAATCGAATATGGTGTCCGACGAGTACTACGCTACTTCGGAAGGATACGAAAAACTCATCAATGCGGCATACTCGTCCATGCGATCGGTGTACAGTCAGCCCTGGGTATTCTGTGCGGGAACGGATATGTACGTGGAAGGCCGCAGCCAGCAGCCCGTGGGCCTGAGCGAATACCAGAACCTGATTCCGGATGATTCGGAAGTACTGAACTTTTACACCAACGTTTACCAGTCCATTCAGGTTTGTAATACGGCCCTGTACTTCAACGATAAAACGGCTTCAACGTCAACGCTGGAGAACCGCAAGGGAGAAATTCAGTTTCTGCGGGCTTACGACTACTTTCTGCTCGTGCAAACCTTTGGGGGTGTAGCTCTGGTGACGGACCGTTTTACGCAACCCGTGGAATCATTCTCACGGGCCTCGGCTCAGGAGGTGTACGCCTTTATCATCAAGGAAATGACCGAAGCCCTGGAACTGGTTCCTGAAACGACGCCCAATTTTGGTCGCGTTACCAAGCGGGCCGTTCGGCACATGCTGGCTAAAATTCACCTGACGCGGGGCTACGAAAGCTTCGGAACGGCAGACGATTTTAAAACGGCGGCGACCTACGCGGATGCGGCCATTCAGGGTCAGGGACTGACGCTTTCCTTTGAAGACGTATTCTTCCCCGGCAATGAAAAGAATGCCGAAATTCTATTCTCCATTCAATGGGATGCCGCTTCGCTGCCCACGGCCAACTCGGGCGGTAATACGCAGGCGGCCTACTTTGGACCGTACTTCGGCGGTCAGGGTGGGGTAGAGGGCTATCCGTATCGGACCTATACCTTATGCCCAACGATGTATACGTTCGATCTGTTTACGGAGACGGATGCTCGGTTCGACGCCACGTTCATGATTCAGTTCTACCAGCGGTATTACGATTATTATACGCGTCGAACGGAACGTAATCAGTTGAACGTGAAATATTATTATCCGCCTAAGTGGGCTAACAGCCCGGCAGCCATTGCGGCTTGGAAAGCTGCCGACCCTACTCGCCGGAACAACGCCGTGGTGTATCCTTATTCAGGAACGCTCTGGGAGGCCAGCCGCACGGTCGTACTGGATAATTACACGCCTTCCGTGAAAAAATTCGACGATCCCTCGGCCCAGTTTGGTAGCAATACCAGCACGCGGGATCTGTTCGTGGCCCGTCTCGGAGAAACGTACCTGCTGGCTGCGGAAGCGTACTTTAAAATGGGTAATCTGGCTCTGGCCGCGGACCGCATCAACGTAGTACGCAAGCGGGCCGCTAAATCAGGAGCTGAAACCAGTATGCAAATTCAGTCTTCGGACGTAACCCTTGATTTTATTCTGGATGAACGGGGTCGTGAGCTGGTGGGTGAGTACCACCGTTGGTTCGATCTGAAACGGACGGGTACCCTCATGACCCGGGCCCGGATGTACAACAAGGACGTGCGGAAGTGGTTTGATAACGGCATCAATCCGTTTATGGGGGCTGGCAATCAACCGAAACTGCTGCGACCCATTCCGACACGGGCTCTGGATCTAAACCAAGGAGCATTTGCTCAGAATCCGGGATACTAAATTTGCTTTCATGGATTCGAACCGATGCCTTACTTTTCCTACATTAGTTCTTTGGGAAAAGTAGGGCATCGCCATTTTTGTATCTTGCCACAAGAGGACAGCCGAACCGTATAAAAGCATCAACACTAAACCATTCGTACAAAACAAATGCGGAAATCAGCCTGGCAGATTATACGTATAGGAATTGCCTTTCTCCTGACTCAAAACGGTTTTTCGCAGAATCCTTATCCCGTGTATGACGCGGTACTGAAGCGTTTGAAAGAACACAGAAAGGTATCCTTTTTCCTGATCTCAGACCATACTACGATTCGTAATCTGCAAGAAGTCAACCTGCATGATCCGGAGCA
This region of Siphonobacter curvatus genomic DNA includes:
- a CDS encoding RagB/SusD family nutrient uptake outer membrane protein; the protein is MKSIKVAALLIGLMLTAGGCNDFLKEENKSNMVSDEYYATSEGYEKLINAAYSSMRSVYSQPWVFCAGTDMYVEGRSQQPVGLSEYQNLIPDDSEVLNFYTNVYQSIQVCNTALYFNDKTASTSTLENRKGEIQFLRAYDYFLLVQTFGGVALVTDRFTQPVESFSRASAQEVYAFIIKEMTEALELVPETTPNFGRVTKRAVRHMLAKIHLTRGYESFGTADDFKTAATYADAAIQGQGLTLSFEDVFFPGNEKNAEILFSIQWDAASLPTANSGGNTQAAYFGPYFGGQGGVEGYPYRTYTLCPTMYTFDLFTETDARFDATFMIQFYQRYYDYYTRRTERNQLNVKYYYPPKWANSPAAIAAWKAADPTRRNNAVVYPYSGTLWEASRTVVLDNYTPSVKKFDDPSAQFGSNTSTRDLFVARLGETYLLAAEAYFKMGNLALAADRINVVRKRAAKSGAETSMQIQSSDVTLDFILDERGRELVGEYHRWFDLKRTGTLMTRARMYNKDVRKWFDNGINPFMGAGNQPKLLRPIPTRALDLNQGAFAQNPGY